One genomic window of Polyangium aurulentum includes the following:
- a CDS encoding cytochrome P450, with protein MTRNEAALALEDVQGHLLISYSKTYGMHHARYLFLHFADADRGRRWVEAKIPEITTAKTEKPAPACTLNLAFTYKGLEALGLAADELQSFPDDFREGMRQRATILGDVGENAPERWDLLPEQERALHALVIVYARTPDEANERIDALRAEAETFKVSTLRVVEASSLEGGREHFGFTDGSSNPSVAGDGNDAPSAHVVAPGAFLLDHPDDFEAVTSRPKTRALRRNGTYLALRKLWQDVPGFRRFLTKSAAMLGGDEELVAAKLMGRWRSGAPLVRAPEKDAPDMPVEQHNAFGYRKEDPQGLRCPFGAHIRRANPRDALPISRRTETRTHQIIRRGMAYGPPLVGKEDDGVDRGLVFIAYCASLSLQFEIVQKWLNSGNVGGEPSTVPDPIVGDSSGKEGTFTIPMAGPDGKLASVRTLCGLPSFVRVRGGEYFFAPGIDALRYIATTPATLDGFLQCYAQARDDDVRKKCVEACLLNPVSERRPFRDTASNWRAMRKARPILDTPHGVLVSKFHDACEVLSKPEIFSVREYNTRMVASTGAFLLGFDGERHEREASIARRAVQRGDVSRVLARARAVTPVSIELVRRRGNGKPNLYQDVVIDAVVRTVGEYFGVPGPSSSDLFKWLAAASAFIFFPLRDDKRAADGAAGGFAFQCYLEKLLRVRMAGGKNSTDDVLGRLLSIGFESGLDLDDIRRTLGGLVSGTIVPTAMLLIHALRHLEGAREQGKAAQDAAQEENMGRLESILLEAARFDPFPSLLYRTAVADHEIAAGTPRATRIRQGSRVIVSLASAMADDEVFENAEAFEPARPKEHELLFGHSSHACIGKFLAGPLMAEIAAPILRDRRLF; from the coding sequence ATGACCAGAAATGAAGCCGCGCTCGCGCTCGAGGACGTGCAGGGCCACCTCCTGATCTCCTACAGCAAGACCTACGGCATGCATCACGCGCGCTATCTGTTCCTTCATTTCGCCGACGCAGACAGAGGGCGGCGGTGGGTCGAGGCGAAGATCCCCGAGATCACGACGGCGAAGACGGAGAAGCCGGCGCCGGCCTGCACGCTGAACCTCGCCTTCACGTACAAAGGGCTCGAGGCGCTCGGGCTCGCCGCGGACGAGCTGCAGAGCTTCCCGGACGATTTTCGCGAGGGAATGAGGCAGCGCGCGACGATCCTCGGCGACGTCGGCGAGAACGCGCCCGAGCGCTGGGACCTCCTGCCCGAGCAAGAGCGCGCGCTGCACGCGCTCGTCATCGTGTACGCACGCACGCCGGACGAGGCGAACGAGCGAATCGACGCCCTGCGCGCCGAGGCCGAGACGTTCAAGGTGTCGACCCTGCGCGTGGTGGAGGCGAGCTCGCTCGAGGGGGGACGTGAGCATTTTGGATTCACGGATGGCAGCAGCAACCCGAGCGTGGCCGGCGACGGAAACGACGCCCCTTCCGCGCACGTGGTCGCGCCCGGCGCCTTCCTGCTCGATCACCCCGACGACTTCGAGGCCGTCACCAGCCGGCCGAAGACGAGGGCGCTGCGCCGCAATGGCACCTACCTCGCCCTGCGCAAGCTGTGGCAGGACGTGCCCGGCTTCCGCCGCTTTCTCACGAAGAGCGCGGCCATGCTGGGCGGTGACGAGGAGCTGGTCGCGGCGAAGCTCATGGGGCGGTGGCGGAGCGGCGCGCCGCTCGTGCGCGCCCCCGAGAAGGACGCCCCCGACATGCCGGTGGAGCAGCACAATGCGTTCGGCTACCGGAAGGAGGATCCGCAGGGCCTTCGCTGTCCGTTCGGGGCTCATATCCGGCGCGCGAACCCGCGCGACGCCCTGCCCATTTCGAGGCGCACCGAGACGAGGACGCACCAGATCATCCGGCGTGGGATGGCCTATGGCCCGCCGCTCGTGGGCAAGGAGGACGACGGCGTGGATCGGGGGCTCGTGTTCATCGCCTACTGCGCCTCGCTCTCGCTCCAGTTCGAGATCGTGCAGAAATGGCTGAACAGCGGGAACGTCGGCGGCGAGCCCAGCACGGTCCCCGATCCCATCGTCGGCGATTCCTCCGGCAAGGAGGGGACGTTCACCATCCCCATGGCCGGTCCGGACGGCAAGCTCGCCTCCGTCCGCACCCTTTGCGGGCTGCCTAGCTTCGTCCGGGTGCGGGGCGGCGAGTATTTCTTCGCGCCCGGGATCGACGCGCTCCGGTACATCGCGACCACGCCGGCGACCCTCGATGGCTTCTTGCAGTGTTACGCGCAGGCGCGAGACGACGATGTCAGGAAGAAGTGCGTCGAGGCGTGTCTGTTGAACCCGGTGAGCGAGCGGAGGCCGTTCCGCGACACCGCAAGCAACTGGCGCGCGATGCGGAAGGCGCGGCCCATCCTCGACACCCCGCACGGCGTGCTCGTATCGAAGTTCCATGACGCATGCGAGGTCCTGAGCAAGCCCGAGATCTTCTCGGTGCGCGAATACAACACCCGCATGGTGGCCAGCACGGGGGCGTTTCTCCTGGGCTTCGACGGCGAGCGCCACGAGCGCGAGGCGTCCATCGCGCGCCGCGCCGTCCAGCGTGGCGACGTGTCCAGGGTGCTCGCGCGCGCCCGCGCCGTCACGCCCGTGAGCATCGAACTGGTGAGACGACGCGGCAATGGCAAGCCGAACCTCTATCAAGATGTCGTCATCGACGCGGTGGTGCGAACCGTGGGGGAGTACTTCGGCGTCCCGGGGCCCTCGAGCAGCGACCTGTTCAAATGGCTGGCCGCGGCATCGGCGTTCATCTTCTTCCCCCTCCGCGACGACAAGCGGGCGGCCGATGGCGCAGCGGGCGGTTTCGCGTTCCAGTGTTATCTGGAGAAGCTCTTGCGCGTGCGGATGGCGGGCGGGAAGAATTCGACAGACGACGTGCTCGGCCGGCTCCTCTCGATCGGCTTCGAGAGCGGGCTCGACCTCGACGACATCCGCCGGACGCTGGGCGGGCTCGTCTCCGGCACGATCGTCCCCACCGCGATGCTCCTCATCCATGCGCTCAGGCATCTCGAAGGAGCGCGCGAGCAAGGCAAGGCTGCGCAGGACGCCGCGCAGGAGGAGAACATGGGCCGGCTGGAGAGCATTCTCCTCGAGGCCGCTCGGTTCGATCCCTTCCCGTCGCTGCTCTACAGGACCGCGGTCGCCGATCACGAGATCGCCGCGGGCACGCCCCGCGCGACCAGAATCCGGCAGGGCAGCCGGGTCATCGTATCCCTCGCATCGGCGATGGCCGATGACGAGGTCTTCGAGAACGCCGAAGCATTCGAGCCAGCGCGCCCCAAGGAGCATGAACTGCTCTTCGGCCACTCGTCGCACGCTTGCATCGGCAAATTCCTGGCCGGACCGCTGATGGCGGAGATCGCAGCGCCGATCTTGCGCGACAGGAGGCTGTTCTAG
- a CDS encoding serine/threonine-protein kinase PknK, with protein sequence MFKGQDDPATLGAYRVRGILGRGGMGIVYWGEHADTGQEVAIKTVEAVSAHEIASIRREIHALSRVRHPGIVRILAQGVHGGRPWYAMELLRSRTLRGYLDGKQPGDSIRPGDLAFECVLLLRLAETLSYLHGAGFVHRDLKPENIFVCPDGAPVLVDFGITERFGGASGRDALDIGGLRTGSTLYMSPEQIRGDVVDARSDLYALGCILYECLTGHPPFDAPTAREVLIEHLTQIPLPPSARVSGVPPRIDRLAMKLLEKRPQDRIGYAEDVIASLSAFAPARPKALPDIVPYLYRPSFLGRHDVLWELQGHLRAAGAGHGRLVLVGGASGVGKTRLMTELARLASRGPCTVITGECVSLGIHGASAGPLHPFRSLLLAIADHCHRNGPAASKRILGDRASVLAAYEPALAGFATDGVEPASDLAAPAAQKRVLASLTEALLALAQEKPLLLIIDDLQWADELSLLLLRALAETPLEGRRLLAVGTYRTDEVCAELGAVIDAAGVDHIELSGLDPASMRQMARDMLALSDAPRGFLDFATRASDGNPFFLAAYLRAAIAEGLISREPGGAFRVTAQAGIWESARAPLPLPASLAGLIERQLKGLDAAARAILRVSAVIGREVTEEVLCRAAHISEQALMDALGSLRRAHVFEDEGGRLRFTHDKLREVVYDEIPQEERTALHARVGRAIEETYPDEQREDHVEALAFHYTRSGHLEEAARYAEAAAAKAARAYALDDARRRYGEALSLLARLGDDPGVLRRRVDVTLRWAEACLYEPEPGQLEVLATARGIALQIGDAKGALRCDYWTSWIEYALGEHERAIEVLGRALEEASALGERRLLPQFVLNLGQNYAAMTAYDEALEHIHRGLAMAAGPVGRSRKSGKAYGLGYLGLIHGDRGEFVEAYQHIQSALDLSTELGRRSLESSVLVQRAMVESFQGAFEACATTARRARRLAESLGAPYVGAMSKTAEGLSLFSLGQHEEGLALLQEALRWHDTTGTRLCVSWSYGALAEALACAGRAEEAAAQARAALARAEKGDRIGMVMAHRALALVSARNDPAAARAHLEEAFAAARGKRSPREEALTRLCAARVHQIQGALSQARAEAQAALEALSAMGMSHFADEARSFGARLG encoded by the coding sequence ATGTTCAAAGGGCAGGACGATCCCGCGACGCTCGGAGCCTACCGTGTCCGGGGCATCCTCGGGCGTGGGGGGATGGGGATCGTCTACTGGGGCGAGCACGCGGACACAGGCCAGGAGGTCGCCATCAAGACCGTCGAGGCCGTCTCCGCGCACGAGATCGCCAGCATTCGCCGGGAAATCCACGCTTTGAGCCGGGTTCGCCACCCCGGCATCGTCCGCATCCTCGCCCAGGGCGTGCACGGCGGACGGCCGTGGTATGCAATGGAGCTGCTCCGCAGCCGCACCTTGCGCGGCTACCTCGACGGAAAGCAGCCGGGCGATTCGATCCGCCCGGGCGACCTCGCCTTCGAATGCGTCCTCCTGCTCCGCCTCGCCGAGACGCTGTCGTACCTGCACGGGGCGGGATTCGTCCACCGTGACCTCAAGCCCGAGAACATCTTCGTATGCCCCGACGGCGCGCCGGTGCTCGTCGACTTCGGCATCACCGAGCGGTTCGGCGGAGCGAGCGGGCGCGACGCGCTCGACATCGGCGGCCTCCGGACCGGCAGCACGCTGTACATGTCGCCGGAGCAGATCCGCGGCGATGTCGTCGATGCGCGCAGCGACCTCTACGCCCTCGGATGCATCCTCTACGAATGCCTCACGGGGCATCCGCCTTTCGACGCGCCGACGGCCCGCGAGGTGCTCATCGAGCACCTCACCCAGATTCCCCTGCCCCCCTCGGCGCGCGTCTCCGGGGTGCCCCCGCGCATCGATCGCCTCGCGATGAAGCTGCTCGAAAAACGACCGCAGGATCGGATTGGCTATGCGGAGGACGTGATCGCGTCGCTCTCGGCCTTCGCGCCCGCCCGGCCAAAGGCGCTGCCCGACATCGTGCCCTACCTCTATCGGCCGAGCTTCCTCGGGCGGCACGACGTGCTCTGGGAGCTTCAGGGACACCTGCGCGCCGCCGGGGCCGGGCACGGCAGGCTCGTGCTCGTCGGCGGCGCGAGCGGCGTGGGCAAGACCCGCTTGATGACGGAGCTGGCGCGCCTCGCTTCACGGGGCCCATGCACGGTCATCACCGGCGAGTGCGTCTCCCTCGGCATTCATGGGGCGAGCGCCGGGCCGCTCCATCCATTCCGCTCCCTCCTGCTCGCCATCGCCGACCATTGCCATCGCAACGGCCCCGCGGCGTCGAAGCGCATTCTCGGTGACCGGGCCTCCGTGCTCGCCGCCTACGAGCCCGCGCTCGCCGGCTTCGCGACGGACGGCGTCGAGCCCGCGTCGGACCTCGCCGCCCCCGCCGCGCAAAAGCGCGTCCTCGCGAGCCTCACCGAGGCGCTGCTCGCCCTGGCGCAGGAGAAGCCTCTCCTTTTGATCATCGACGACCTGCAATGGGCCGACGAGCTGTCGCTGCTCCTGTTGCGCGCCCTCGCCGAGACGCCGCTCGAAGGTCGGCGGCTGCTCGCCGTTGGCACGTACCGCACCGACGAGGTGTGCGCCGAGCTCGGCGCCGTGATCGACGCGGCCGGGGTGGATCATATCGAGCTGAGCGGGCTCGACCCGGCGAGCATGCGTCAGATGGCGCGCGACATGCTCGCGCTCTCGGACGCACCGCGGGGCTTCCTCGATTTCGCGACGCGGGCCTCCGACGGCAACCCGTTCTTCCTGGCCGCATACCTGCGCGCCGCGATCGCCGAGGGGTTGATCTCCCGCGAGCCGGGCGGCGCTTTCCGCGTCACGGCGCAGGCGGGCATCTGGGAGTCCGCGCGCGCGCCGCTGCCATTGCCAGCCTCGCTCGCGGGCCTCATCGAGAGGCAGCTCAAGGGCCTCGACGCCGCTGCCCGCGCGATCTTGCGCGTCTCGGCGGTGATCGGGCGCGAGGTGACCGAGGAGGTCCTCTGCCGCGCGGCGCACATCTCGGAACAGGCGCTGATGGACGCGCTCGGGAGCCTGCGCCGCGCGCACGTCTTCGAGGACGAAGGCGGGCGGCTGCGCTTCACGCACGACAAGCTCCGCGAGGTCGTGTACGACGAGATCCCCCAGGAAGAGCGGACCGCATTGCACGCCCGCGTGGGCCGTGCAATCGAGGAGACCTACCCCGACGAGCAGCGCGAGGATCACGTCGAGGCGCTCGCCTTCCATTACACGAGGAGCGGCCACCTCGAGGAGGCGGCTCGGTACGCCGAGGCGGCGGCGGCCAAGGCGGCGCGGGCGTACGCGCTCGACGACGCGCGCCGGCGATATGGCGAGGCCCTCTCGCTGCTCGCGCGGCTCGGGGACGATCCGGGCGTCCTCCGCCGTCGCGTCGACGTGACGCTGCGCTGGGCCGAGGCGTGCCTCTACGAGCCGGAGCCCGGGCAGCTCGAGGTGCTCGCGACCGCGCGGGGGATAGCCCTCCAGATCGGCGACGCCAAGGGCGCCCTGCGCTGCGATTACTGGACGAGCTGGATCGAATACGCGCTCGGCGAGCACGAGCGGGCGATCGAGGTCCTCGGACGCGCGCTCGAGGAGGCGAGCGCGCTCGGTGAACGCCGGCTGCTCCCCCAGTTCGTGCTCAATCTGGGTCAAAACTACGCCGCGATGACCGCGTACGACGAGGCCCTCGAGCACATCCACCGCGGGCTCGCCATGGCGGCGGGGCCGGTCGGCCGCAGCCGCAAGTCGGGGAAAGCTTATGGCCTCGGGTATCTCGGCCTGATCCACGGGGACCGAGGCGAGTTCGTCGAAGCATACCAGCACATCCAGAGCGCCCTCGATCTGTCCACCGAGCTCGGGCGGCGCTCGCTCGAGAGCTCGGTGCTCGTGCAGCGCGCGATGGTGGAGAGCTTTCAGGGCGCCTTCGAGGCGTGCGCGACGACGGCGCGGAGGGCGCGGCGGCTCGCCGAGAGCCTCGGGGCTCCGTACGTCGGGGCGATGAGCAAGACGGCAGAGGGGTTGTCGCTCTTTTCGCTCGGCCAGCACGAGGAGGGGCTCGCCCTCCTCCAGGAGGCCTTGCGCTGGCACGATACCACGGGGACGCGGCTGTGCGTTTCGTGGAGCTATGGCGCGCTCGCCGAGGCGCTCGCGTGCGCGGGGCGCGCGGAGGAGGCGGCCGCGCAGGCACGGGCGGCGCTCGCGCGCGCGGAGAAGGGAGATCGGATTGGCATGGTGATGGCGCACCGGGCGCTCGCGCTCGTGTCTGCGCGTAACGATCCGGCCGCGGCGCGCGCGCACCTCGAGGAGGCTTTCGCGGCGGCGCGGGGGAAGAGGTCGCCGCGCGAGGAGGCGCTCACCCGCCTGTGCGCGGCGCGCGTCCATCAGATCCAAGGTGCGCTCTCCCAGGCGCGCGCCGAGGCACAGGCGGCCCTCGAAGCGCTCTCTGCAATGGGCATGTCCCATTTCGCAGACGAGGCGCGGTCGTTCGGCGCGCGCCTGGGATGA
- the clsB gene encoding cardiolipin synthase ClsB, whose amino-acid sequence MSRDAGPLSPRPSGGPSSIPQIDVMPSIEAIVHSGERLLSPAFSDLLVGYHRLRLLRDGEQTFPAMLEAIRRARSTICFETYILRDDRTGQRFAEALMDRARAGVEVNLLYDAWGSSVSNEFVRALRAAGVRAVEFRPIRFSFQSYKIIRQLAPRNHRKSLIVDNNTAFTGGINIADDYASVAAGGEGWRDTHLCLEGPAAQEMQYFFLRTWRKAKGDPIDEPRYAHLGRRPDHMVRVVTSDMRKGRTSIRDWYRNAIDRAQKRIYITNAYFLPTLRLLRELQQAARRGVDVRIMVAGTTDVTAVLLASRSIYGRLLEAGARMYEWKGRVLHAKTAVFDGHWATVGSSNLDQQSLRLNLESNVIVEDSRFAGAMEAMFQQDLEHCDEITSEEWRDRPLWQRAASWVAYLFRDWL is encoded by the coding sequence ATGAGCCGGGACGCTGGACCTCTATCGCCGCGCCCCTCTGGCGGGCCCTCCTCGATCCCGCAGATCGACGTCATGCCCTCGATCGAGGCCATTGTGCATTCGGGCGAGCGGCTTCTGTCCCCGGCCTTTTCGGACCTCCTGGTCGGCTATCACCGGCTGAGGCTGTTGCGCGACGGCGAGCAGACATTCCCGGCGATGCTCGAGGCGATCCGGCGCGCGAGGTCGACGATCTGCTTCGAGACGTACATCCTGCGCGACGATCGTACGGGCCAGCGCTTCGCCGAGGCGCTGATGGACCGCGCGCGTGCGGGCGTGGAGGTGAATCTCCTCTATGACGCGTGGGGCTCGTCGGTGTCGAACGAGTTCGTGCGTGCGCTGCGCGCGGCGGGCGTGCGCGCGGTGGAGTTCCGGCCGATACGATTCTCGTTCCAGAGCTACAAGATCATCCGGCAACTGGCGCCGCGGAATCACCGCAAATCGCTGATCGTGGACAACAACACCGCGTTCACGGGCGGCATCAACATCGCGGACGATTACGCATCGGTGGCGGCGGGCGGCGAGGGGTGGCGCGACACGCACCTGTGCCTGGAGGGGCCGGCGGCGCAGGAGATGCAGTACTTCTTCTTGCGGACGTGGCGGAAGGCGAAGGGCGATCCCATCGACGAGCCTCGTTATGCGCACCTCGGGCGGCGTCCGGACCACATGGTGCGGGTGGTGACGAGCGACATGCGCAAGGGCAGGACGAGCATCCGGGACTGGTATCGCAATGCGATCGACCGGGCGCAGAAGCGCATCTACATCACGAACGCGTATTTCCTGCCTACGCTGCGCCTCCTGCGCGAGCTGCAGCAAGCGGCGCGGCGCGGGGTCGACGTGCGGATCATGGTGGCGGGGACGACCGACGTGACGGCGGTGCTCCTGGCCTCGCGCTCGATCTACGGTCGCCTGCTCGAGGCCGGGGCGAGGATGTACGAATGGAAGGGCCGGGTGCTGCACGCGAAGACGGCCGTCTTCGACGGGCACTGGGCGACCGTGGGCTCCTCGAACCTCGACCAGCAATCGCTCCGGCTGAACCTCGAGTCGAACGTGATCGTCGAGGACTCGCGCTTCGCAGGGGCGATGGAGGCGATGTTCCAGCAGGACCTGGAGCATTGCGACGAGATCACGAGCGAGGAGTGGCGAGACCGGCCGCTGTGGCAGAGGGCGGCCTCCTGGGTGGCTTATCTGTTCCGGGACTGGCTCTAG